A portion of the Carya illinoinensis cultivar Pawnee chromosome 11, C.illinoinensisPawnee_v1, whole genome shotgun sequence genome contains these proteins:
- the LOC122281025 gene encoding protein trichome birefringence-like 23 produces the protein MKLNWKQWFRNFQNRMLLKLMIAILLMGLAFRLVFFRSTGLSSVLEEKSPFPEKTVLSEPPQPVQVQENEDQVPRKEKCDLFTGDWIPNPLGPLYTNRSCQSIESHQNCMNNGRPDTGYLYWRWNPRDCELPPFDPERFLEMMRHKTWGLIGDSISRNHVQSLLCMLSTVEEAVEVYHDEQYRSRRWHFTSYNFTISYIWSPFLVESAIFEDFNGVSTSEVELYLDKLDKKWTDIYQNMDYIIFSSGKWFLKSAVFHENNTVVGCHYCPKRNLTQLGFVFSYRKALQYVLNFIVTSNHKGLIFFRTSTPDHFENGEWSSGGICPKTAPVKEDEIELKDLNRFLRNIELEEFEKAAPEASRNGVNLKLLDLTLLSLLRPDGHPGVYREFHPFAEDKNIKVQTDCLHWCLPGPIDSWNDVIMEMVVNG, from the exons ATGAAGCTAAATTGGAAGCAGTGGTTCCGCAACTTTCAGAACCGTATGCTCCTGAAGTTGATGATTGCCATTCTGTTGATGGGTCTTGCTTTTCGTCTAGTGTTCTTTCGTTCCACCGGGCTTTCGTCAGTCTTGGAAGAAAAAAGCCCTTTTCCGGAGAAAACCGTGCTTTCAGAGCCACCTCAACCTGTGCAAGTTCAAGAAAATGAAGATCAGGTTCCTCGGAAAG AAAAGTGTGATCTTTTTACTGGGGATTGGATACCAAACCCATTGGGTCCTCTTTACACTAATCGGAGCTGCCAGTCAATCGAAAGCCATCAAAATTGTATGAATAATGGGCGGCCGGATACAGGGTACCTATACTGGAGGTGGAACCCAAGAGATTGCGAGTTACCGCCTTTTGATCCAGAAAGATTTCTCGAGATGATGAGGCACAAAACATGGGGACTAATTGGTGATTCAATATCTCGCAACCATGTGCAGTCGTTGCTCTGCATGCTCTCAACG GTGGAAGAAGCTGTTGAAGTTTACCATGATGAACAATATAGGTCCAGAAGATGGCACTTTACCTCATACAACTTCACCATCTCGTATATTTGGTCTCCTTTCCTTGTAGAATCTGCTATTTTTGAGGATTTCAATGGTGTTTCAACATCTGAAGTTGAGCTGTATCTTGACAAACTGGATAAGAAATGGACGGATATATACCAGAACATGgattacataatattttcaagcGGGAAATGGTTTCTCAAATCTGCAGTCTTTCACGAGAACAACACTGTTGTGGGTTGCCATTACTGTCCTAAGAGGAATTTGACACAGTTgggatttgttttttcttatcgTAAAGCCCTCCAATATGTATTAAACTTCATTGTAACATCCAATCACAAGGGCCTGATATTCTTTAGGACTTCCACACCAGATCATTTCGAGAATGGAGAGTGGTCTAGTGGAGGGATTTGCCCCAAAACAGCACCAGtcaaagaagatgagattgaatTGAAGGACTTGAACAGGTTTTTGCGCAACATAGAACTCGAGGAGTTTGAGAAGGCAGCACCTGAAGCTTCCAGAAATGGCGTGAACCTTAAACTTCTTGACCTCACCTTGCTTTCGTTATTGCGGCCTGATGGGCATCCAGGTGTGTACAGAGAGTTCCATCCATTTGCAGAGGACAAAAACATAAAAGTTCAGACAGACTGTTTGCATTGGTGCTTACCTGGGCCAATAGACTCTTGGAATGACGTGATAATGGAGATGGTTGTAAATGGTTAG
- the LOC122281024 gene encoding uncharacterized protein LOC122281024: MAEGSKVRLVRCPKCENVLPELPDYTVYKCGGCGAVLRAKKKAPGSDGVFEQSDEKWGRGGSEKFESLSEKAGGSVGYASETERESDGIEVNGRKERIFGEKAVNSIGNSVSEPENKEDPSNNGIKVREEVKGLRLERSGTEKDIRFHGRYMGLSDCLDDYRVLGDNHDMNMNKSECSSLSAGENLAWLRTTTNMIGRGVERDEFGEFYRNSRAVADQRGYQTFAYPDEGPSSYKPESSYDYGEQMKHDEQDRAELLRKLDELRDQLSRSCAIENKLRAPVDRTHLDPNSGQDVYNVSMVPFAMDKHVPRPPYLDHTHGNVPFKNHHNMGTLKFYPPPRHVTDEFPLYEEPYQPRMRRRPLNQPPSQYPQRAPNEYFRGQYMESNPFASYQPETFYHQPACSCSCCLNHNLQVLPRVPPISFSNRRIQKDPIDSNFYHCDNPRPHASITPQLTSQDPQRHTRWTSDFDLDIDDPGHIFPRRVVAAYEKKGRCYPVGDGAPFITCYICFELLKLPRRLEMTENKMQKLQCGGCSTIILFEIVNKKLIISVPQETKQTSAKGGDGSKEVLNESHSSSHDCLDAGIVNSCLDDFDNSDYDLDLTDNRHYLQSEGQRLNLSESENRQGLTTSSISSSEEIPDTMTVQGDVSLSFEQPSLRDDLSPKLSSSLVQDYSYCPSNHAVGKNGQGNNSKRVEQDKMVLGRITSRQNSVKDTSVAMELDVSFNDYLHTSLSQDSVEVSKEKDRPKIKNGVESFFLGLIKKSFREFSRSTQSLENERPNVSVNGQPIPDCLVKNAEKQAGPIQPGDYWYDFQAGFWGVMGHPCFGIIPPFIEEFKYAMPTNCAGGNTGVHVNGRELNKRDLDLLASRGLATTGDRYYSVDISGKVVDEETGEELHGLGKLAPTVMKAKQGFGMKVPRRLM, encoded by the exons ATGGCTGAGGGTTCCAAAGTTCGCTTAGTTCGCTGCCCCAAGTGTGAAAACGTCCTACCAGAGCTTCCTGACTACACTGTCTACAAGTGTGGTGGTTGTGGTGCTGTTCTTCGAG CGAAGAAGAAAGCGCCTGGGAGTGATGGGGTCTTCGAGCAATCCGATGAAAAGTGGGGTAGAGGGGGTTCTGAGAAATTTGAGAGTTTGTCAGAGAAAGCAGGTGGTAGTGTAGGCTATGCTTCTGAGACTGAGAGGGAGAGTGATGGGATTGAAGTGAATGGGAGGAAAGAGAGAATCTTTGGGGAAAAAGCTGTCAATTCGATTGGTAATTCAGTATCAGAACCAGAGAATAAAGAAGATCCGAGTAATAATGGTATAAAAGTTAGGGAAGAGGTTAAGGGCTTAAGGCTTGAACGAAGTGGCACTGAGAAGGACATTAGGTTTCATGGTAGATATATGGGATTGTCCGATTGCCTGGATGACTATCGGGTTCTTGGGGATAatcatgatatgaacatgaataaGTCCGAGTGTTCTAGTTTGAGTGCTGGAGAAAACTTGGCCTGGCTAAGGACTACAACAAATATGATCGGGCGGGGTGTGGAAAGAGATGAATTTGGGGAATTCTACAGAAACTCTAGGGCGGTTGCTGATCAGAGGGGATACCAAACTTTTGCTTATCCTGATGAGGGACCCTCAAGCTATAAGCCAGAATCATCTTATGACTATGGCGAGCAGATGAAGCATGATGAACAGGATCGAGCTGAACTGCTCAGgaagttggatgagttgagagATCAACTTAGCCGATCTTGTGCTATAGAAAATAAACTGAGGGCCCCTGTTGATAGGACTCATCTTGATCCTAATAGTGGCCAAGATGTATATAATGTTTCAATGGTGCCCTTTGCCATGGATAAACATGTTCCAAGGCCCCCTTATTTGGATCATACACATGGAAATGTTCCTTTCAAAAATCACCATAACATGGGTACACTGAAATTCTATCCTCCTCCAAGGCATGTCACGGATGAGTTTCCTTTATATGAGGAACCTTATCAGCCACGAATGAGAAGGAGGCCTCTCAATCAACCGCCCAGTCAATACCCACAAAGAGCACCTAATGAATACTTTCGTGGGCAGTACATGGAATCCAACCCCTTTGCTTCATATCAACCTGAAACCTTTTATCACCAGCCTGCATGCTCTTGTTCATGCTGCCTCAACCATAATTTGCAAGTTCTTCCGCGAGTTCCTCCCATCTCATTTAGCAATAGAAGGATTCAGAAGGATCCTATTGATTCTAACTTCTACCATTGTGACAATCCTAGGCCACATGCTTCCATTACTCCTCAGTTAACCTCACAGGATCCACAAAGGCACACAAGATGGACAAGTGATTTTGACTTGGACATTGATGATCCTGGTCATATTTTTCCAAGAAGGGTGGTGGCGGCCTATGAGAAAAAAGGGCGTTGCTATCCTGTAGGGGATGGCGCCCCATTCATAACTTGCTATATTTGCTTTGAGTTGCTGAAACTGCCTAGAAGACTTGAAATGACAGAGAACAAGATGCAGAAACTGCAATGTGGTGGCTGTTCAACTATTATCTTGTTTGAAATTGTGAACAAGAAGCTAATTATATCCGTTCCGCAGGAAACCAAGCAAACATCCGCTAAGGGTGGGGATGGTTCTAAAGAGGTATTAAATGAAAGCCATTCAAGTTCTCATGATTGTTTGGATGCTGGCATTGTCAACTCCTGCTTGGATGATTTTGATAATTCTGATTATGACTTGGATTTGACAGATAATAGACACTATTTGCAGTCAGAAGGCCAGAGGTTGAACTTAAGTGAGTCTGAAAACAGACAGGGCCTCACTACATCTTCCATCTCTTCATCTGAGGAGATCCCAGATACTATGACTGTCCAGGGAGATGTTTCTCTCTCCTTTGAGCAGCCCTCCTTAAGAGATGACTTGTCTCCAAAACTTTCCAGTTCACTGGTGCAGGATTATTCTTATTGTCCCTCTAATCATGCAGTTGGTAAAAATGGGCAGGGGAACAACAGTAAACGTGTGGAACAAGACAAGATGGTCTTAGGTAGGATCACTTCTCGACAAAATTCTGTTAAAGATACGTCAGTGGCAATGGAGCTGGATGTTTCATTCAATGATTATCTTCATACAAGTTTATCTCAAGACTCTGTGGAGGTaagcaaagagaaagatcgaCCAAAAATCAAAAATGGTGTGGAGTCATTCTTTTTGGGCTTGATCAAGAAGAGCTTTAGAGAATTCTCAAGGTCAACTCAAAGTCTGGAAAATGAAAGACCTAATGTTTCAGTTAATGGGCAACCCATACCGGATTGTCTGGTTAAGAATGCTGAAAAGCAAGCTGGGCCAATTCAGCCTGGAGATTATTG GTATGATTTTCAAGCTGGATTCTGGGGTGTGATGGGCCATCCTTGCTTTGGCATAATACCT CCTTTTATTGAAGAGTTCAAGTATGCTATGCCAACAAATTGTGCAGGTGGAAACACAGGTGTCCATGTGAATGGGAGAGAACTTAATAAAAGGGATCTAGACCTACTTGCCAGCAGAGGACTAGCAACTACAGGAGATAGATATTATAGTGTTGATATTTCTGGAAAAGTTGTAGATGAGGAAACTGGTGAAGAACTCCATGGCCTGGGCAAACTTGCTCCAAC GGTCATGAAAGCAAAACAAGGATTTGGTATGAAAGTTCCCAGACGTCTCATGTGA